One part of the Parasphingorhabdus sp. SCSIO 66989 genome encodes these proteins:
- a CDS encoding YqaA family protein, with protein sequence MLKNLYNWTLDKAAHEQAPRWLAGVSFVESSFFPIPPDVMLAPMCLARPDRALYYAFICAIASVIGALLGYAIGFFLFEAVGQPILSFYGLNEKFADFSADFNEQGWIIVLLAGFTPLPFKVITIAAGATSMPLYVLIGASIIARSARFFIVAILLKRFGPPMKEWIDNNFALATTVVGVLFVGGFVALRYIL encoded by the coding sequence GTGCTCAAAAATCTCTATAACTGGACGCTGGACAAGGCAGCGCATGAACAGGCGCCGCGCTGGCTGGCCGGGGTCAGCTTTGTTGAATCGAGCTTCTTCCCGATTCCGCCCGACGTCATGCTCGCACCGATGTGTCTCGCGAGGCCAGATCGCGCGCTGTACTATGCGTTTATCTGCGCCATTGCCTCAGTCATTGGCGCGCTGCTGGGCTACGCAATTGGCTTCTTCCTGTTTGAAGCGGTGGGCCAGCCGATCCTCAGCTTTTATGGTCTCAATGAAAAATTCGCCGATTTCTCCGCCGATTTTAACGAGCAGGGCTGGATCATTGTGTTGCTGGCGGGCTTCACGCCGCTGCCTTTCAAGGTCATCACCATCGCCGCCGGGGCGACGTCCATGCCACTCTACGTTCTGATCGGCGCATCGATTATCGCCCGCTCGGCACGCTTCTTTATCGTCGCGATATTGCTCAAACGCTTCGGCCCGCCGATGAAGGAGTGGATCGACAATAATTTCGCTCTCGCCACAACAGTGGTTGGAGTATTGTTCGTCGGCGGCTTTGTGGCTTTGCGTTATATTCTGTGA
- a CDS encoding GxxExxY protein, translated as MMRQRDEQLEELVTQVLDCAFDIHKRLGPGLLESVYESILADKLSRIGHKIDRQKPVKVIFDGVEADNGFRADLIINDLLLIELKSVEQLLPVHSKQTLTYIRLLNMKLGLLINFGAPTFREGIKRVANNYQGFVS; from the coding sequence ATGATGCGTCAGCGCGATGAACAGCTTGAAGAACTGGTCACGCAAGTTCTCGATTGTGCTTTCGATATTCACAAAAGATTGGGTCCGGGTCTACTCGAATCCGTATATGAAAGCATCTTGGCGGATAAGCTGAGCCGGATCGGCCATAAAATTGACCGGCAAAAGCCGGTCAAGGTCATTTTTGATGGCGTAGAGGCAGATAATGGCTTTCGTGCTGATCTGATAATCAACGATCTACTGCTTATTGAACTCAAGTCGGTCGAACAGCTTCTACCGGTGCACTCCAAGCAAACGCTGACCTATATTCGTTTGCTTAATATGAAACTTGGCCTACTCATCAACTTTGGCGCCCCAACCTTCCGTGAAGGCATAAAAAGAGTAGCAAATAACTATCAAGGCTTTGTGTCTTAG
- the lnt gene encoding apolipoprotein N-acyltransferase, producing the protein MNFLTRLIDRFPALLALILGGLAALGFAPFSLWPLTPLAVIGLFQILISHQGHKKLLRIGFGFGFGHFFIMLLWIPQPFYFQDAMPVWFGWPALALLCLFLACYPLLAIYSAKWLAGEKPLALIPALAACWAISEMLRATLFTGFAWNPLGIALVDFAYPARWVGSYGLSALLILTAGGFWLLLSRNWKPGLLLSLPLILLWSASYVLLSTNGLTLERSATRLTIVQNNMGQDRDWYDPVVIQQNRESLLRLSRDLTPDDLRPRILFWSEGVINSDPLEDGYPSYFAAPNEARAWRKLYTSPLRPGDMLITGGAKFEFDDRPRLVSTRNSVFAIGGDGALIGRYDKFHLVPYGEYLPFEEILGPLGLDKLTEGKVPFTPGPGPRSLDLGSLGKVGIQVCYEIIFSGETIDRNDRPDFMFNPSTDDWFGQLGPPQQVEQARLRAIEENLPVIRATPTGISTVIDRFGIVLESIPWHEEGRIDADLPPPGEPTLFSRMGYIAPIALSLILLLIAVALRRSRR; encoded by the coding sequence ATGAATTTCCTGACCCGGTTGATTGACCGTTTCCCCGCTTTACTGGCACTTATTCTCGGTGGCCTGGCCGCGCTTGGCTTTGCGCCCTTCTCTTTATGGCCATTAACCCCGCTTGCCGTGATCGGCCTGTTCCAGATTCTCATCTCGCATCAAGGCCATAAAAAGCTGCTGCGCATCGGCTTTGGCTTTGGCTTTGGCCATTTCTTCATCATGCTGCTGTGGATCCCGCAGCCATTCTATTTTCAGGATGCGATGCCGGTCTGGTTTGGCTGGCCTGCGCTGGCTTTGCTGTGCCTGTTCCTGGCCTGCTATCCCTTGCTCGCCATTTACAGCGCGAAATGGCTTGCAGGAGAGAAGCCGCTGGCTCTGATACCCGCTTTGGCAGCATGCTGGGCCATCTCAGAGATGCTCCGCGCCACGCTGTTCACTGGTTTTGCGTGGAACCCACTGGGTATCGCACTGGTGGACTTTGCCTATCCGGCGCGCTGGGTGGGCAGCTATGGACTATCAGCGCTGCTCATCCTGACCGCTGGTGGGTTTTGGCTGCTGTTAAGCCGGAATTGGAAACCGGGTCTGCTGCTCAGTTTGCCGCTCATTCTGCTATGGAGCGCATCCTATGTCTTGCTATCGACAAACGGCCTCACCCTCGAAAGATCAGCGACCCGTCTCACCATCGTGCAGAACAATATGGGGCAGGATCGGGATTGGTACGATCCAGTGGTTATCCAGCAAAATCGCGAATCGCTGCTGCGGCTGTCGCGCGACCTGACCCCCGATGATCTGCGTCCGCGTATCCTGTTCTGGAGCGAGGGTGTGATCAACAGCGATCCCCTGGAAGATGGCTATCCCAGCTATTTCGCAGCGCCCAATGAAGCGCGGGCTTGGCGCAAACTCTACACCAGCCCGCTACGGCCCGGCGATATGCTGATCACCGGCGGCGCCAAATTTGAATTTGATGATCGCCCGAGGCTTGTCTCGACGCGCAACAGCGTATTCGCGATTGGCGGCGATGGCGCGTTGATCGGCCGCTATGACAAGTTCCACCTCGTCCCCTATGGTGAATATCTGCCATTTGAAGAGATATTGGGGCCGCTCGGCCTCGACAAGCTGACCGAGGGAAAAGTGCCCTTCACCCCTGGCCCGGGACCGCGCAGCCTTGATCTGGGCAGCCTTGGCAAAGTGGGCATTCAGGTCTGTTATGAGATTATCTTCTCTGGCGAGACGATAGACCGCAATGACCGGCCCGACTTTATGTTCAACCCCAGCACTGATGACTGGTTCGGCCAGCTTGGTCCGCCGCAACAGGTGGAGCAGGCACGGCTGCGCGCGATTGAGGAAAACCTGCCGGTGATCCGCGCCACGCCCACGGGCATCTCCACCGTGATTGACCGCTTTGGCATAGTGTTGGAGAGCATCCCCTGGCATGAGGAAGGCCGGATTGATGCCGATTTGCCGCCTCCGGGAGAGCCAACACTGTTCAGCCGCATGGGCTATATCGCACCGATTGCCCTGTCTCTCATTCTGCTGCTGATCGCTGTTGCCTTGCGCCGATCCCGGCGCTAA
- the trmB gene encoding tRNA (guanine(46)-N(7))-methyltransferase TrmB, with translation MSENSQNKDDGLSADPHRDPSTIRRLYGRTQGHKLRPGQQQLVDELLPVLSLPEEGPVSGKALFGDDRPLHFEIGFGAGEHLAYRADLLPDHGFIGAEPFVNGVVGALQHIRNDRLTNVRLHMGNALDALERIPDGALRFVYLLHPDPWPKARHAKRRMMNHGPLDLIAAKLQPGGEFRFGTDHPVYLRHAMMVMRQRRDFQWLCDSPSDFIKRPGGWPETRYEAKARRKGHEVWYFRYQRR, from the coding sequence ATGAGCGAGAACAGCCAGAATAAAGATGATGGTCTCAGCGCCGACCCGCACCGTGACCCCAGCACCATAAGGCGGCTTTATGGCCGCACCCAGGGGCATAAGCTGCGCCCGGGGCAGCAGCAGCTTGTCGATGAGCTGCTGCCGGTGCTGTCGCTGCCCGAAGAAGGGCCGGTCAGCGGCAAGGCACTGTTCGGTGATGACCGGCCTCTGCATTTCGAGATCGGTTTTGGCGCAGGCGAGCATCTCGCCTATCGCGCCGACTTGCTGCCCGATCATGGCTTTATTGGCGCCGAGCCTTTCGTCAATGGCGTGGTGGGCGCGTTACAGCATATCCGCAATGACCGCCTGACCAATGTGCGTTTGCATATGGGCAATGCGCTTGATGCGCTTGAGCGGATACCCGATGGAGCCTTGCGCTTTGTCTATCTGCTCCATCCCGACCCATGGCCCAAGGCGCGCCATGCCAAAAGGCGGATGATGAACCATGGCCCGCTCGACCTGATTGCGGCCAAGCTCCAACCGGGCGGTGAGTTCCGCTTTGGCACTGACCATCCGGTTTATCTGCGCCATGCGATGATGGTGATGCGCCAGCGTCGGGATTTTCAGTGGCTTTGCGACAGCCCCAGCGACTTTATAAAGCGCCCCGGCGGCTGGCCGGAAACCCGCTATGAAGCCAAGGCGCGGCGCAAGGGGCATGAGGTGTGGTATTTCCGTTACCAGCGGCGTTAG
- the metK gene encoding methionine adenosyltransferase: protein MRNSYLFTSESVSEGHPDKVADQISDAIVDLFLSKDPEARVACETLTTTQRVVLAGEIRGNGIMNNQGEWEDGVQQEIEDAVRQTVKEIGYEQDGFHWETLTFENHLHGQSAEIAQGVDAGEDKDEGAGDQGIMFGYATDETPDLMPATLDYSHKILERLAADRKSGVAPFLEPDSKSQVTLRYVDGKPVECTALVVSTQHAPDYYYYKGEGDETKYAELRDHVLTVAREVMPDGFVTDATTIHVNPTGRFEIGGPDGDAGVTGRKIIVDTYGGASPHGGGAFSGKDPTKVDRSAAYITRYLAKNVVAAGLAKRCTIQLSYAIGIAEPLSVYVDLHGTAANGVDEAKLEAVLPKLVRLTPRGIREHLGLNAPIYKPSAAYGHFGRTPDGQHFPWEKTDLVDQLKAAMA, encoded by the coding sequence ATGCGCAACAGCTATCTCTTCACCTCCGAATCCGTCTCTGAAGGCCATCCCGACAAGGTTGCCGATCAAATTTCCGACGCCATTGTCGATCTGTTTCTCTCCAAAGACCCGGAGGCGCGTGTCGCCTGTGAAACGCTGACCACCACCCAGCGCGTGGTGCTGGCAGGTGAAATTCGCGGCAATGGCATTATGAACAACCAGGGCGAATGGGAAGATGGCGTACAGCAGGAAATTGAAGATGCGGTGCGCCAGACGGTCAAGGAAATCGGCTATGAGCAGGATGGTTTCCATTGGGAAACGCTGACCTTTGAGAACCATTTGCACGGCCAGTCCGCCGAGATCGCCCAAGGCGTTGATGCGGGCGAAGACAAGGATGAAGGTGCAGGCGATCAGGGTATCATGTTCGGCTATGCCACCGATGAAACCCCCGACCTGATGCCGGCGACACTTGACTATAGCCACAAGATTCTCGAGCGGTTGGCTGCTGACCGCAAATCGGGCGTGGCACCGTTTCTTGAGCCCGACAGCAAGAGCCAGGTCACGCTGCGCTATGTCGACGGCAAGCCGGTCGAATGCACCGCATTGGTGGTGTCAACCCAGCACGCGCCGGACTATTATTACTACAAGGGCGAAGGCGACGAGACAAAATATGCCGAGCTGCGGGACCATGTGCTGACTGTAGCGCGTGAAGTCATGCCCGATGGTTTTGTAACCGATGCCACCACCATCCATGTGAACCCGACCGGCCGCTTCGAGATTGGCGGCCCTGATGGGGATGCTGGTGTAACCGGGCGCAAGATTATCGTCGATACCTATGGTGGCGCCTCGCCCCATGGCGGCGGTGCTTTCAGTGGCAAAGACCCGACCAAGGTCGACCGCTCAGCCGCTTATATCACCCGCTATCTGGCGAAGAATGTTGTCGCTGCCGGTCTCGCCAAACGCTGCACCATTCAGCTTTCCTATGCCATCGGCATCGCCGAGCCGCTTTCGGTCTATGTTGATCTTCACGGCACCGCCGCAAATGGCGTGGATGAGGCCAAACTGGAGGCAGTGCTGCCCAAGCTGGTGCGCCTGACGCCGCGCGGCATCCGCGAGCATCTCGGCCTCAATGCGCCGATCTACAAGCCTTCTGCCGCCTATGGCCATTTTGGCCGCACCCCGGATGGCCAGCATTTCCCCTGGGAAAAGACCGATCTAGTGGACCAGCTCAAAGCAGCCATGGCTTGA
- a CDS encoding VOC family protein, giving the protein MSLRPFHLAFPVHNLAAARQFYGDVLGCAEGRSSDSWIDFNLFGHQIVAHLDPDMQPAAAPTNAVDGDAVPIFHFGVILQRADWDVLVERLNDLDIAYLIKPRVRFAGEAGEQGTFFITDPSGNGLEFKCFADDAQIFATD; this is encoded by the coding sequence ATGAGCTTACGTCCCTTTCACCTTGCTTTTCCCGTCCATAATCTTGCTGCCGCGCGGCAATTTTATGGCGATGTGCTGGGCTGCGCCGAAGGTCGGTCATCGGACAGCTGGATTGATTTCAACCTGTTCGGCCATCAGATTGTCGCGCATCTCGATCCTGATATGCAGCCAGCCGCTGCCCCTACAAATGCCGTCGATGGCGATGCGGTGCCGATTTTCCATTTCGGTGTCATCCTGCAACGCGCCGATTGGGATGTGCTGGTGGAACGGCTGAATGACCTGGATATTGCTTATCTGATCAAACCCAGAGTCCGTTTTGCCGGAGAGGCCGGGGAACAAGGCACATTCTTTATCACTGACCCCAGCGGTAACGGGCTGGAGTTCAAATGCTTTGCCGATGATGCGCAGATTTTTGCGACGGATTAA